TCTGGAGCGATGTAGCGCCTGGGTGGTGCGACCGGCGCGACTGGTGTGGTTTGTTCTCCGCTGCTGAAGGGCTGATCACCATTGCCACCGGTTGCTGAGTCTCCCCCTGGGGTGCGGCCCTTCTTCTTAGGCCCTTTGAAGGGGCGGTTGAGCACCGGTTTAGGAGGGAAGTTCTGGACGTTGTAGCTGCCTTTGACCTGAGTCATGAATTGCTTCCAGGCCCAGGCAGCCTCGCCGCTGCTACTTTTGGTTTCAGCATTGTTGTCGTAGCCGAACCACACTGCGGTGGTGAGCTGTGGGATGGAGCCGATAAACCACAGGTCCCTGGCTCCTTCAGAGGTTCCGGTTTTGCCAGCTACGGGGCGATCGTCGAGGCGGGCTGCAGCACCCGTTCCTCCTGTCACCACCCGTTGCAGCATCCAGTTCATGGCATCGGCCACCTCGCTGTCGAGTGCCCGACTGCCCTTCTCACCATCGATGCGCCTGCTCCAGAGAACGTTGTCTTCAGGGCCGCGGATCTCTTCGAAGGCCATCGGCTTCACGTACACACCGCGATTGGCCACTGCGGCATAGGCCGCGGTCATGTCGAGCACGGTCTGCTCATAGGCGCCGATCGCCATTGGGTAGTACTTGCCGAGAGGTCGCTCGTTGCCAATGCCCAGCTTGTTTGCGGTGCTGATGATCGCGTCGAAGCCGACCTTGTCCTGAAGCTGCACGGCCACCGTGTTCAGAGAATTCTTGAGAGCGTCTGCGAGCGAAATATTGCCGAAGTATTTGTTGCGGAAATTCTTGGGGCAGTACCCGGACCAGCAGCGGGGAGAATCCACAAAGATGTCTTCCGGCTTCACTCCGGAACTGATGGCGGCGGCATAGGGAAACAGCTTGAAGGTGGATCCCGGCGAGCGCAGGCCCTGGGTTGCTCTGTTGAATTGACTGCTGCTGAAGTTCTTGCCTCCCACCATCACCCGCACCAGGCCAGTGCCGGGTTCCATCGACACGATCACCCCTTCGGTGTTGAACGGGGCAAACTTGCGGACCACCTGCTGGGCTTTCTTCTGCCAGTCGAGGTTGAGGCTGGTGCGGATCTTCAGGCCTCCCACCTCGATCTGCTCGGGGGTGAGCAGCTGCGGTAACTGTTGAGCAACCCAGCTGGTGAAGTAAGGCGCTGAGCTGTTGAAATATTTGGGAATGGCTGGTTTGAGATCGAGCGGGCTGGTGCGTGCCAGCTCGGCTTCACTTGCGGTGATGAAGCCAGCCTGTCGCATCCGATTGAGCACGATGCTTCGCCGCTCCAGGGCCAGTTCGGGATTCACCAGGGGTGAATACACCGATGGAGCCGGAGGCAGGCCTGCAATCAGTGCGGCTTCCTGAAGATTGAGTTGATCCGGTGTCTTGGAGTAATAAACCCAGGCGGCATCGGACAGCCCATAAGCGCTGGCCCCGAGATAGACATAGTTCAGGTATTGCTCGAGTATCTGCTCCTTGCTGAGCTGGCGTTCGAGTTTGTAGGCCAGCGCTGCTTCCTTGAGCTTGCGCGTGATCGTGCGGTCCTGGCTGAGGAACACCGTGCGAGCCAGTTGCTGGGTGATCGTGCTGGCGCCTTCCCGAACCGCTCTCTGGCGCACGTTGCGCACCAGGGCCCGGCCGATTCCCCAGATATCAACACCGTTGTGCTCATAAAAGCGCCGGTCTTCCGCGGCGATGAACGCCTGCTTCACGAGCAGAGGCATCTGCCCCGGTTGGATCTTCTCGCGGGTCGCCGGACCCAGTTTCTGAATCACCGCTCCGTTGCTGGCCAGCAGGGTGATGGTGCCGGGTCTGTTGAAACGGCTGATGCCGCGTGCGTCCGGGAGTGTGGCATCGAATGCTCTCACCACAGCAGATTGGGCCAGAGCCACACCACTGCCGATCACGAGGGCTGAACCGCCGATCAGGATCCAATGACGACGGGTGCGAATCACATGACTTGGGTCAGAGGGCTGTGACCAATCGCTAAAGCAGTGACCAGCATTCCAAGCACCAGAAAGGGTTGCGCGCTTGCCTGGTATTTCACGTCGTAGGCCACGGGATCACGCAGCAGCCAGATGTCCTGGAAGGTGATCTGCGGCACGATCAGAAGCACAAGAAGAACAGCAGCGAAATGCTGCCCGATTGCGATCAGCACCGCAACCATCAGCAGCTGAAAAACATCGATCATTCCAGCGCTGATCCAGCTTGCGGGGCCGATTCCGAATGCGACCGGAAGTGACTGAAGCCCGAGGGCACGGTCACCTTCAACGCTCTTGAAGTCGTTGACGACGGCGATTCCCAGCCCAGCAAGGCTGTAGGCCAGGGTGAGCAGGGCAGTCGCCCAGGTGAGCTGACCGAATAGTGCCTGGCCTGCCCACCAGGGAAGGGCGATGTAACTCGCACCGAGGGCATAGTTCCCAAGCCAACCGTTCTGTTTGAGTTTGAGGGGAGGCGCTGAATAGATGTAGCTGACCAAAGACCCGCCGATCGCCAGCAGGAAGAGCACAGGGATTTCATGGTTGGCCCACTGGTCGAGCCCCCAGGCCACGGCCAGTCCGCTCAGCAGCAAGACCCAGATCTGCAGCCTGACCTGTCCGAGGGAAATCGCACCGGAGGGAATCGGGCGGTAAGGCTCGTTGATCGCGTCGATTTCGCGGTCGTAGTAGTCGTTGATGGTCTGGGTGTACCCCGCCAGCAGGGGGCCGCTCATCACCATGCATGCGATGGCTGCGAGCACGTGATCAAGCCGCCATTCGTAGTTCCCGCTTGCGGCTGCACCGCAGACAACGCCCCAGATCAAGGGGATCCAGGTGACCGGTTTCATCAGCTGCAGACGCAGCTTCCAGATGTTGGTGGTGCCGCTGGCACCTTTCATGCCGAGCAGCTGACGGGCGTCACTCACAAAATCAAGCCTCAGGCTGCGACGATTTCATCTTCAAAGAACCAGGAGCTGGATCCATCACTCAGCTCGACGACCACTCCAATGCCTTTGCCGTCGACCGTACGGAATTCAGTCACGGTGCCGAATGCATCACTTTTCAACAGGTCAACCATGTCCTGAGGAATGCGATCACGAACCCGGGTTACGCGAACTTTGCTTCCGACCTCAATGGACTCGAGTTTCGGTGTTGGAAGAGGTTCTGAGCCGGTTAATCGTTTGATCAGATTGAGAACATTTCCCAGCATGACCTGCAAGGCTTGGAAAGACATTGCACCTTAACAGCCGTGTATCGAATGCCATGGTCGCCCTGCGCCTGATTCCCTGTCTTGATGTCGCCAAGGGGCGCGTGGTGAAGGGAGTGAATTTCGTGGGACTTCGCGATGCGGGAGATCCTGTCGAGTTGGCCTGCCGTTACAGCCAGGCCGGTGCGGATGAACTCGTGTTTCTGGATATCGCGGCTAGTCATGAGGGCCGAGCCACCCTGGTGGAGATGGTCCGCAGAACATCGGATCAGGTCACCATTCCCTTCACGGTTGGTGGCGGCATCGCCTCGGTGGAGGGCATCACCGAGCTGCTGCGGGCCGGTGCTGACAAGGTCAGCCTCAACTCCTCAGCAGTGCGAAGGCCGGAGCTGGTCAAGGAGGGAGCGGATCGCTTTGGTTGTCAATGCATCGTGGTTGCCATTGATGCTCGCCGCCGGGATGAAGGCGGATGGGATGTGTATGTGAAGGGTGGTCGTGAGAACACCGGCCTAGATGTGATCACCTGGGCACGGCGGGTCGCTGCACTCGGAGCCGGCGAGATCCTGCTCACATCCATGGATGGTGATGGCACCCAGGCGGGCTATGAC
Above is a window of Synechococcus sp. BIOS-E4-1 DNA encoding:
- a CDS encoding transglycosylase domain-containing protein, which gives rise to MIRTRRHWILIGGSALVIGSGVALAQSAVVRAFDATLPDARGISRFNRPGTITLLASNGAVIQKLGPATREKIQPGQMPLLVKQAFIAAEDRRFYEHNGVDIWGIGRALVRNVRQRAVREGASTITQQLARTVFLSQDRTITRKLKEAALAYKLERQLSKEQILEQYLNYVYLGASAYGLSDAAWVYYSKTPDQLNLQEAALIAGLPPAPSVYSPLVNPELALERRSIVLNRMRQAGFITASEAELARTSPLDLKPAIPKYFNSSAPYFTSWVAQQLPQLLTPEQIEVGGLKIRTSLNLDWQKKAQQVVRKFAPFNTEGVIVSMEPGTGLVRVMVGGKNFSSSQFNRATQGLRSPGSTFKLFPYAAAISSGVKPEDIFVDSPRCWSGYCPKNFRNKYFGNISLADALKNSLNTVAVQLQDKVGFDAIISTANKLGIGNERPLGKYYPMAIGAYEQTVLDMTAAYAAVANRGVYVKPMAFEEIRGPEDNVLWSRRIDGEKGSRALDSEVADAMNWMLQRVVTGGTGAAARLDDRPVAGKTGTSEGARDLWFIGSIPQLTTAVWFGYDNNAETKSSSGEAAWAWKQFMTQVKGSYNVQNFPPKPVLNRPFKGPKKKGRTPGGDSATGGNGDQPFSSGEQTTPVAPVAPPRRYIAPDDGPPVDENFRPLPVQ
- the chlG gene encoding chlorophyll synthase ChlG; translated protein: MSDARQLLGMKGASGTTNIWKLRLQLMKPVTWIPLIWGVVCGAAASGNYEWRLDHVLAAIACMVMSGPLLAGYTQTINDYYDREIDAINEPYRPIPSGAISLGQVRLQIWVLLLSGLAVAWGLDQWANHEIPVLFLLAIGGSLVSYIYSAPPLKLKQNGWLGNYALGASYIALPWWAGQALFGQLTWATALLTLAYSLAGLGIAVVNDFKSVEGDRALGLQSLPVAFGIGPASWISAGMIDVFQLLMVAVLIAIGQHFAAVLLVLLIVPQITFQDIWLLRDPVAYDVKYQASAQPFLVLGMLVTALAIGHSPLTQVM
- a CDS encoding DUF2862 domain-containing protein, whose protein sequence is MKRLTGSEPLPTPKLESIEVGSKVRVTRVRDRIPQDMVDLLKSDAFGTVTEFRTVDGKGIGVVVELSDGSSSWFFEDEIVAA
- the hisF gene encoding imidazole glycerol phosphate synthase subunit HisF translates to MVALRLIPCLDVAKGRVVKGVNFVGLRDAGDPVELACRYSQAGADELVFLDIAASHEGRATLVEMVRRTSDQVTIPFTVGGGIASVEGITELLRAGADKVSLNSSAVRRPELVKEGADRFGCQCIVVAIDARRRDEGGWDVYVKGGRENTGLDVITWARRVAALGAGEILLTSMDGDGTQAGYDLELTRAVAQAVPVPVIASGGAGCLDHIAAALDSGPDGGQASAALLASLLHDGILTVEAIKADLLSRGLMIRPLEA